A portion of the Thermoleophilaceae bacterium genome contains these proteins:
- a CDS encoding uracil-DNA glycosylase family protein — protein MKTEQVNIRLEPATLAALEHVARAESLDRGTVIRRFIESSIYGWQLDRAIEGYRRGELTVGRAAEEAGLSQWELIDTVRERGIAYPLEAEEIREWAAAGDMSSGAETLPVRPPAPGGVLLVGINPAPASVAAGHYYQGRLGKRLWRTLERCGLLDSPVPGAEDDAFVQAGNGLADVVRRATASAAELTREELQAGAAELREAMAEWRPRLVLFVFKGAAVAVLGTKAVKPGRGPEVDGVPSFLLAPPYESRERARGVEAELTEFAGGEGERQAGVSGGGAEEDRSQTVTQRDRDDGRIRFPGSAKPFFPHERGQVEVVLRGTRLSGRWDPRFGPDRERSGVLCVDGARLRGLVGADERLRVSRGLGGVVRLD, from the coding sequence ATGAAGACAGAGCAGGTGAACATCCGCCTCGAGCCGGCCACCCTGGCCGCCCTCGAACACGTGGCCCGCGCGGAGTCGCTGGATCGCGGCACCGTGATCAGGCGCTTCATCGAGTCGTCCATCTACGGGTGGCAACTCGACCGTGCCATCGAGGGTTATCGCCGCGGCGAGTTGACAGTCGGCCGCGCCGCGGAGGAGGCGGGGCTCTCGCAGTGGGAGCTGATCGACACCGTCAGGGAGCGCGGGATCGCGTACCCCCTGGAGGCGGAAGAGATCCGCGAATGGGCAGCCGCCGGCGACATGTCGAGCGGAGCGGAGACGCTGCCGGTGAGGCCACCGGCGCCCGGCGGGGTGCTTCTCGTGGGCATCAACCCTGCCCCGGCGTCGGTGGCGGCCGGCCACTACTACCAGGGCCGCCTCGGCAAGCGGCTGTGGAGGACGCTGGAGCGTTGTGGCCTGCTGGACTCGCCCGTCCCGGGCGCGGAAGACGATGCGTTCGTGCAGGCCGGCAACGGGCTGGCCGACGTGGTCCGCAGAGCCACGGCGTCGGCTGCGGAGCTGACCAGGGAGGAGCTTCAGGCGGGTGCGGCCGAGTTGCGGGAGGCCATGGCGGAGTGGCGGCCGCGTCTAGTGCTCTTCGTGTTCAAGGGCGCGGCCGTCGCCGTCCTTGGCACGAAGGCGGTCAAGCCCGGCCGCGGGCCGGAGGTGGACGGCGTCCCCTCGTTCCTGCTGGCCCCGCCCTACGAGAGTCGCGAGCGGGCGCGGGGGGTGGAAGCGGAGCTGACGGAATTCGCCGGTGGCGAAGGGGAACGGCAAGCCGGTGTCTCCGGTGGCGGGGCCGAGGAGGACCGCAGCCAGACCGTCACGCAGCGCGATCGCGACGACGGTCGCATCCGCTTCCCCGGTTCCGCCAAGCCCTTCTTCCCGCACGAGCGGGGGCAGGTCGAGGTCGTGCTGCGAGGCACTCGCCTCAGCGGCCGGTGGGATCCCCGCTTCGGCCCTGACAGGGAGCGCTCAGGGGTCCTGTGCGTCGACGGGGCCCGGCTGCGGGGGCTGGTCGGCGCGGACGAGAGGCTCCGCGTCTCGCGGGGCCTCGGCGGCGTGGTCAGGCTCGACTAG
- a CDS encoding twin-arginine translocase TatA/TatE family subunit yields the protein MPNIGPLELVVILIIALLVLGPKRLPDAGRSIGRGIREFKNALTMSSDDDEDDDEERDRERKRAANA from the coding sequence ATGCCGAACATCGGACCACTCGAGCTCGTCGTCATCCTGATCATCGCCCTGCTCGTCCTCGGGCCCAAGCGCCTGCCGGACGCTGGACGCTCGATAGGCAGGGGCATCCGCGAGTTCAAGAACGCGCTCACGATGTCCTCCGACGACGACGAGGACGACGACGAAGAGCGCGACCGCGAGCGCAAGCGCGCGGCGAACGCCTAG